A genomic window from Nicotiana sylvestris chromosome 11, ASM39365v2, whole genome shotgun sequence includes:
- the LOC138881598 gene encoding uncharacterized protein, translating into MVGKNPGTYTSIKRDAQNRFAYMFFAPVASVAGWSYCRPVIAVDAPFLKSKYRGVLFVVVSKDANNQIFPLCFGVADSENNEAYIWFFGEMRKVIQVRRELVFLSDINQSIANEIRKVFPEAHHGICLYHFEKNLKQRHAKVTVFNLDSMLFRINSEGIEFIVDLKKRTCDCLEFQLDELPCPHAIAAINKRYLQKSNYCSNWYSRETWLKTYEGHVNTVGDQKSWDIPQNVQSEITKPPDVEILQGRRQKKRHIPATESVPFKSTKCSRCKQAGHNRTTCLPSPAPHPYSKKHIEKYSNLQ; encoded by the exons ATGGTGGGCAAAAACCCAGGAACATACACAAGCATTAAAAGAGATGCGCAGAATAG ATTTGCTTACATGTTCTTTGCTCCTGTGGCATCAGTAGCTGGTTGGTCCTACTGTAGACCCGTTATTGCAGTAGATGCACCgtttttaaagtcaaaatatcGTGGTGTTCTATTTGTTGTTGTATCAAAGGATGCAAATAATCAAATCTTTCCCCTATGTTTTGGTGTAGCAGATTCAGAAAATAATGAGGCATACATTTGGTTCTTCGGGGAAATGAGAAAAGTAATTCAAGTCCGCCGTGAACTAGTTTTCTTGTCAGATATAAACCAATCTATCGCAAATGAGATTAGAAAAGTTTTTCCTGAAGCTCACCATGGTATCTGCCTCTATCActttgagaaaaatttaaagcaaagacatgcaaaagtcacg gtgttcaaccttgactcaatgttgtttagaataaatagtgaaggaatcgaattcattgtggacttaaagaagagaacttgtgactgcttggaattccaacttgatgaattgCCCTGTCCACATGCAATTGCTGCTATAAATAAGAGATATTTGCAGAAATCTAATTACTGCTCAAATTGGTATTCAAGGGAAACATGGTTGAAAACATATGAAGGACATGTGAATACTGTGGGAGATCAAAAATCATGGGATATACCACAAAATGTACAATCTGAGATCACGAAACCTCCCGATGTGGAGATTTTAcaaggaagaagacaaaagaagaggcaTATACCCGCGACTGAATCAGTACCATTCAAGTCTACCAAATGCAGTCGATGTAAACAAGCTGGGCATAACAgaacaacttgcttgccttctcCAGCACCTCATCCATATTCCAAGAAACACATTGAAAAATACTCCAACCTTCAATAA